GTTCCTGATGGTGAACTCCGACTTCAGGCGGTACTGGTCCACGTTATCGCCCGGTTGCGCGATGAGCATGTTCTTCCTTGCCAGAAACATGTCGATGGATGGCTCGACGATCCTGTTATGGCGGATGATGGCCCTAACCTCGTTCCTTTTGGTCCTTCCGACGAGGTTGTAGTAGGTCAGGGCGTCCATCGCGCTCAGACCGACGATGAAGGCGAGGGAGTTGTCCGCGATGTTCAGCAGGTGGACGTCCACGTCGCCCCCGTTGCCGGAGTGCCAGAGGAGCAGGCCCTCGCAGAGGAAGAAGGCCACGAGGATGATCAGCGAGGAGTACACCATCGTGATGACGGAGTGCCTGATCTCGCGGCTGGCCGAGGAGTTCTTCCTAATCGTCCTCCTCTTCTCGGAGTCCTCCTTCTGATTGGCCCTCCTGATCTTGGCCTGGAGCTTCGACTCCTCTTTCACACGGGACTTCTGGGCCCTCTTGAGCTCCTTCTCCCTCCTGGACCTGTCCAGAGCGGATGCCACCTCAGCTGCCTCCGATTATCTTCCTGATGATGTCCTGCGTATCCTGGGGGGTTCCGACGGTGTTGACGAGGTAGCAGTCGCAGGCCTCCAGCATCCTCTTGAAGAATGCGGTGCGGATGCTCCTGCGGAAGGGGTCCCTCACGATCTGGTGGGGGTTGCAGAAGTCGTTGAGGAGAAGATACTCCAGGGCCTGGTGGGCGGTCATCTTCTGTACGATGTTCTTGTCGCCCTTCTCCCTCTCGAGGAGGATCACGTAGCGAAGGCTGCAGGTGCTCCTGACGGAGGCCTCGCCGGTGATCCACCTGATGTTGGCGATGCCGCGGCCCTTGTTGTCCAGCTTCACGTTGTCCAGAAGGGGCCTGAACTCCTCCCAGACATCGCCTATGTCGGCATCGATGTAGCAGTTCTTCTCCGAACCGCGGATCATGGGGCGGCCGTTGCCGAAGGTGACGAAGAACCAGTCGTCGGAGATGAGGCAGGAGTTCCTGTCCCTGAGGAGCCCCCATGACTGGGTGGTCTTGCCGGCCTTGGAGGGCGCTATGATCGCCACCCCGACATCGTCGAAGGACACCGCGGAACCGTGGACGGAGTAGATGTTGTGGACGCCCTCCAGCATGTATCCGGTGATGCCCAGGGCGATGCTCTTCACCCACCCGTAGTAATCGAAGTTGTAAAGGAAGGCCGTGAGGGTCTCGGGATCGAAGTCGACGCGGAGGTCCTCCCCGTCGTCCCTGACGCAGTACAGCCTGCAGTGGGACTTGATCCTCTCGGATGCGGAATAGAAGTTGTCCCTCCACATGTCCACGTGTTCGCGGACGCCGGTGTGGAGCTCGACGATTATGCCGTTGATCTCCGCCTTGGAGTGGAACAGGAACTGTTCGCGGTACTTTATGAGGAGCTCCTGCACATCGTTTGATGATATGAGCTCGGTCTCGTATGCCATAGTGGAGGTTATGCGTGTTCTGCTTATATCTGTTTCAAGCGTTGGATTTCTTTGGAAGCCGCAGGATTGCCCATGGATTCCGCCTTCTCGTAGAGTGCCAGGGCCTTCTCGGCGGATTTCTCAGTTCCCCTTCCGTCCTCGAAAAGCTTCCCGAGCCTGAGCATGGCCCACGTGTTGCCGAGACCGGAGGATCTCTCGAACCATTCCGAGGCCTTCCCGTATGACTGTTCTACACCCATGCCGAACTCGTAGAGGATCCCGATGTTCAGCATGGCGTCGTTGGACCCGAGCTCGGAGGAGCGGAGGTAGTGCTCCATGGCCTTGGAAAAGTCGGCCTCCACACCGCATCCGCTGTGATATAGCTCGCCGACGGCGTTCTCCGCCTCCGCGTGTCCCTGTTCTGCGGCCTTCGAATACCAGTGCATGGCCTTGGAATAGTCCTTGTCCGTGCCCTCGCCGACCGCATAGGCGTATCCCGCCCTGTACTGCGATTCGGCATCACCGGACTCCGCTTTCCTGAGGATCTCCTCCAGGTTTTCAGACATGCAGTGGGAATCGTCATCAACATAGATAGGATTAATCATCCAACTGACCGAAGATATAAAGAAAGATCCCGCTATACGTCGGATAGGATGGGATAGCATGAGTTCATCAAACGATACCGACACGGCGATCATTTTCGCCTCCAGCCTCGGCGGACACGTGAGAAAGACGGCGAAATACATCGCCGAGAAGCTCGGATGTGACATTTTCGACCTGAAACTGCAGACGAACATCGACGTGACCGCCTACGACAGGGTGATCTTCGGGACCGGGATACACGCGGGGAGACCGTATTCCAAGGTCTCCAACTACATCGCCGACCACAGGGCAGACCTCTCCTCGAAGAAGACCGCCCTCTTCATCTGCTGCCTGTACAAGGGCGAGCGCGGAGAGCAGCAGTGCCAGGACATCGCGGGCCAGTTCGGCATAAGCGATGCTGTGTTCTTCCCCGACTCCGGAGAGAAGAACGAGGCGGGCGTCTCGAAGGATGCCGATTCGTTCATCGAAAGGATGGGAGCATGAACTGGACGATCTTTCTGGCCGTCTACGTCTTACTGAACGTGACAGCCTTCCTCGCCTACGGCTGGGACAAGCATAAGGCGAAGAACGACAAGTGGAGGACAAAGGAGAGCACCCTTCTGGCACTCGCACTCCTCGGAGCGTTCGGAGGGCTGTCCGGAATGTACGCATTCCACCACAAGACCAGGAAGGGCAAGTTCAAACTGGTATGGCTTTTCGTGGTTCTACACATCATACTGATAGCGGCGATCGTCTG
This is a stretch of genomic DNA from Thermoplasmatales archaeon BRNA1. It encodes these proteins:
- a CDS encoding Sel1 repeat protein, which encodes MSENLEEILRKAESGDAESQYRAGYAYAVGEGTDKDYSKAMHWYSKAAEQGHAEAENAVGELYHSGCGVEADFSKAMEHYLRSSELGSNDAMLNIGILYEFGMGVEQSYGKASEWFERSSGLGNTWAMLRLGKLFEDGRGTEKSAEKALALYEKAESMGNPAASKEIQRLKQI
- a CDS encoding putative membrane protein, which gives rise to MNWTIFLAVYVLLNVTAFLAYGWDKHKAKNDKWRTKESTLLALALLGAFGGLSGMYAFHHKTRKGKFKLVWLFVVLHIILIAAIVCYL